A segment of the Echinicola strongylocentroti genome:
TCCTCTCTCAAGGGGATACTTACAAACTTACCAGTTAATGAATTATTATCCCACTCTAACCAGGAATAACGGTTTGCTCTACCTGCAAGACTAGAGGTAATCGCCTCCAGCGATTTTGATCGCTCTCTTACTGACACAATATCGCCTGGTTTTAATGTATATGATGGAATGTTTACCAATTCCCCATTCACCAATATATGCTTATGAGAAACCAATTGTCTCGCACCTCTTCTTGTCGGGGCAATTCCCAGTCTGAAGACAGTATTGTCAAGACGGGCCTCCAGCAATTGGAGAAGGTTTTCACCAGTAATCCCTTGCCTTCTGGAAGCAATACCAAACATTTTGGCGAATTGTCTTTCCAACACACCGTAAATGTATTTTGCTTTTTGCTTTTCAGCTAGCTGAATTGCATATTCTGATTGCTTCTTTCTTCTTCCTCTTCCGTGTTGACCAGGAGGATAGTTTTTCTTCTGAAGTGCCTTGCTCTGTCCTTCGATAGGCTCTCCGAATTTTCTAGAAATTTTTGCTTTTGGACCTCTATATCTAGCCATTCTTATTTCTTCGTTAAATTAAACTCTTCTACGTTTTGGAGGACGACATCCATTATGAGGAAGCGGAGTCACATCGATAATCGTAGTAACATCAAGACCTACATTCTGCAATGTTCTGATTGCAGATTCTCTCCCAGAACCTGGACCTTTTACAAATACTTCTATTTTACGCAATCCCAAGTCATATGCCACTTGCCCGCAATTCTGAGCGGCCATCTGTGCAGCATAAGGAGTGTTCTTCTTTGAACCTCGGAAGCCCATTTTACCGGCTGAAGCCCATGAAATCACTTGACCTGAATTATTGGTAATGGAAATAATGATGTTGTTAAAAGAAGCTTTGATGTGGGCCTGGCCTACTGCTTCCACCTTAACAACTCTCTTTTTTCCTTTAGCTTTATCGTTTCTTCTTTGAGCCATAATCTATATCAAGATTTATTTGGTTGCCTTCTTCTTGTTAGCAACAGTCTTTCTCTTACCTTTTCTAGTTCTAGCGTTGTTCTTTGTCTTCTGACCTCTTACTGGAAGTCCTTTTCTATGACGAAGACCTCTATAACAACCGATATCCATCAATCTCTTAATGTTCAACTGAACCTCTGACTTCAAAACACCTTCCGTTTTGAACTCCTCAGCAATAATATTCCTGATTGCGGTAGATTCTTCATCTGTCCACTCTCCGGCCTTTTTCTCAAACGATATTCCTGCTTTCAAAAGGATTGCTTTAGCAGAACTTCTACCTATTCCGAAGATATAGGTCAAGCCTATTTCACCGCGCTTATTGTCGGGAATGTCAACACCTGCAATTCTAGCCATAATTTTAACCTTGTCTTTGTTTAAACTTAGGATTCTTCTTGTTGATGACGTAAAGCTTACCTTTTCTTCTGATCACTTTACAGTCAACACTTCTCTTTTTAATAGATGCCTTTACTTTCATGACACTTTATTTATATCGATATACAATTCTGCCTTTCGAAAGATCATAGGGAGACATTTCCAATTTAACTTTGTCTCCTGGCAAGATCTTTATATAGTTCATTCTCATTTTACCAGAAATATGGGCAATCAGTTGATGACCATTTTCCAGTTCCACTTTAA
Coding sequences within it:
- the rpsD gene encoding 30S ribosomal protein S4, whose product is MARYRGPKAKISRKFGEPIEGQSKALQKKNYPPGQHGRGRRKKQSEYAIQLAEKQKAKYIYGVLERQFAKMFGIASRRQGITGENLLQLLEARLDNTVFRLGIAPTRRGARQLVSHKHILVNGELVNIPSYTLKPGDIVSVRERSKSLEAITSSLAGRANRYSWLEWDNNSLTGKFVSIPLREDIPENIKEQLIVELYSK
- the rpsK gene encoding 30S ribosomal protein S11, which encodes MAQRRNDKAKGKKRVVKVEAVGQAHIKASFNNIIISITNNSGQVISWASAGKMGFRGSKKNTPYAAQMAAQNCGQVAYDLGLRKIEVFVKGPGSGRESAIRTLQNVGLDVTTIIDVTPLPHNGCRPPKRRRV
- the rpsM gene encoding 30S ribosomal protein S13, with protein sequence MARIAGVDIPDNKRGEIGLTYIFGIGRSSAKAILLKAGISFEKKAGEWTDEESTAIRNIIAEEFKTEGVLKSEVQLNIKRLMDIGCYRGLRHRKGLPVRGQKTKNNARTRKGKRKTVANKKKATK
- the rpmJ gene encoding 50S ribosomal protein L36, encoding MKVKASIKKRSVDCKVIRRKGKLYVINKKNPKFKQRQG
- the infA gene encoding translation initiation factor IF-1 yields the protein MAKQASIEQDGTIIEALSNAMFKVELENGHQLIAHISGKMRMNYIKILPGDKVKLEMSPYDLSKGRIVYRYK